The nucleotide window TGGTTGCAATGACTTAGTGGGTTGTGATGCCTTTGATGTTGATGCCTAAAGAATGAACTCATATAGCATTAACACTGACATATACTACACTTCACAAATAACAAATTCACttaagaaatgaaaaatcaacaaaaaatatcaaaattatacctcattttccttgttttttcttcattttctagcagctggaagaagatgagtggtagGGCATCTGGCCTTGTTGTGTCCCGAGGCCTTGCAAACACTACACTTCACACTTTTTTGCCATCTCTTGCTTAACTTGAATTCATTTTCATCACCCTCCTTATGTTTCCTCTTTTTTGGTCTCCCCGATTACCTTTTAAAAGTTGGAGGAAGAATGCATTTGTTTTCAGATGGCTCCCAAAATTTCATGCATTGGACTGGTTGAATCAAGTTTTTGTAAGCTTCAAAGTACTTCTCCTTCTTGTACCAAGAGGAAACAAATTCCTCAGGCTGTCTCCTTGCATAATAGATAGTCGAGCAACTATGTATGCAAGGAAAACCTGTCAAATCCCATCTTCTACATGAGCAAGTGCACCCATTCAAATCCACCACAAATATATTGCCTCTACCTTCATccacttcaaaattttcttctCCAGACCATATAGCTATAGTGTGTGAGCTTTTCAATTTGTACTCCTCCAACTTCTTCTAGATTTTTGGGCAGATAACTCCTTTATCCTTCCTCATTGCATCTCTTCTCAACCATATCCTCTTAATCAATAAAACTTTTATAGTTTCCTGCACGGTAATAATAGACTTGTCCCTAGACGTTGAAGCTCTCACAGAGGTTGTTTAAGAGAACGTCACACTGAGTGTGTGTCTCAAAGTGTGAACTACTTCAATGCAAGGCTGGCCACTTCTCCAACCATTTATAAGCTTCTTCATTCAGCCTATTCACATCAGCCATACTTTCTCTAAAATCAACGATAGTTATTGCCTTGACAGTATTCCATAAGGCATCCTTTAATTATTTCCCTTTAAACCCATATGCCTTATAGTTGGTGTATAAGTGCCTAACATAGAACCGATGATTACAATTAGGCAGCATCTTCTCAAAAGCTGGTATTAAACCCTTTTGTTTGTCAGAAATGAAAGTCCAAGCATGCTGGTTCACAATTCCTAAGTCAGCAACTAGTAGTTCTAGAAACCAAACCCAAATGTCTTTGTTCTCGAGCTCTAATATAGCATATGAAATAACCCAAGTTTGGTTATTTGCATCCATTCCCACTGCTTACAGTAACTGGCCCTTGAAAACTCCCTTTAAGTGACAACCATCCAACCCTACAAACTGCCTACATCCATTCTTAAATCCATTTTTGCAAGGCCCCAAACAAATATAAATCCTCTGAAATATCACATGAGCATCATCATAGGGCAGCACCTTCATCTGAACTGTACTACCCGGGTTTGTCCTCCTAAGCTCATCACAGTACTCCTACAACTTTGTGTACTGATCCATATTACTCTCCTCAAGGATTTTCAAACATTGTGCTCTCACTCTATAGGCTGTCTTGAGGTAGATCTCAACCATTCTTTCCTCATAACTGTCTCCATAAATGTAGTGATGGGCATGCTTGGGTTGAGTCTGAACTTGTCCACATACCTCTTCACAAGCCATGCCACTTTGTAGTTAGGATTTTCCCTCCAAATCTTCGGACATTCATGTTTCCCAACATAGGTTTTCACTTGCATTGAATCTTCATTGTACATCCTAGAAGCATACAATTTCCATGGACAGTTTTTCTCACACCTTGCACTAATCTTCCATTTCTCATTCCTTTTTAGCTTAATAGAAGATGCACCATGCTTAATGGAGTGAGACCATACTGCATCTATTAACTATGCAGCATCTGAACTTCAATCCCTTTTCAAACTTTGGATCATCCCTGTTGGTTTCTTCTTTAAATTCAAGGTAGCTGACCTTCTCATCACATTCTGAACCTGAATGGTCAACACTTTGCAGACCATCTAAGTCTTGTCTCTCATCATCAAAAGGAACGTCTTCTACATCCCTTGCATCAATAACGTTGTCTAGATATTAGTTCCCAACCTCTTCACCCATTTCAGCATCTCCAACAACACTTTCTACAGTCGTATCATCTACTGCACGACGATCATTATCTTTTAAACTATAGTCACTATCCACAAACTCACTATTTGTAGTGTCATCATCTGCATTTATTGCCACAAACAATGCATATTTGTTAAAAACCTAAACTTTGCAAGAATAATTGAATACtgaaattaaaattgtaaaactaaatgtttcaaaaattttaCCTTTATTAGCTTCTACTTCGGTCCCATCTTCAGTCTTATTAACTTCTTAAGCTTCGTGACCTTTTTCATCACCTTCATTATCAACATTGAGATGACCATTTTCAGCCTCATCTCCACTTCCTTGTCCTCCCTCAGTTGTTTCAGCCTCATGTTCATCATCACCATTGTAGGCTATGTCATTCAAAAGACATAGCTATTTTTCGAAGTCATCTGCACCCCCTTTTGCTCTACCCTTCTTCAGTTTTGATCCACTTCCCTTTGTAATCAAAATCGCCACCCTTGATTCCTCATTATCTTCTATAATgacaccattttttttaatatggcaCTCTCATCTAGATTCATCAAAAGCTTAGGTTTCAAGGCAGCTTGCTTCGGACTTAGATGTTCTAGGTACATTTCTATTTCCCTAACCCCTGGAACATACTTGCACATTTCAGCCACATCTTGGTCATGTTCAATAAGCCTTAATCCCTCCCAATAAGACATCCCAGGAATCCTATAGTGATACAACATAAACCCATCATATCCTAACTCCTTAACCATTTCATCAATCTCGAAAAAAGACATGAAGTCTTTGTCTACGTAATCAAATCAAGCCTCAAATCCTTCCGTATATGCACTTTCAAACCACTTCCCACCGTGGTTAATTTTAAGGCTAAATAATTCGGGCATGCCTGCAAAGTCAATGAGAAAGGTGAAACAACATAAAATCCTAGAGGCACATGGGGAAAAAGGTGAAAACACTAGTATGACCATGAGGaaaaaaggtgaaaacaaaacTATGGAGACCATGAATACTGTTCCACCTTTTTTCCTGAAACCATAGaaaaaaggtgaaaacaaaaccatgtGGACCACGATTGAAGACAAAACCACATGCACAACCCATTACAAAACACAATTCCAGAAAccatagaaagaaaaaaaagggattgGAACTCACATATCCCTAAtccctaaaattcaaaattgaaaaatcgaaAAACCTAAACCCCATATTATCTACACTTTGAAAAAGGTAGGTTACTTACAATAAAGTGGTGTTTCACCCACTTCAATCCTCATTTTATCCCACCTCATCACCAGTGATGGCTTCACAACAATCTTTCCCAAAAACGTGTGCACAATGTACGACATTGTGCGAGGTGGAGCAACGGTGAGGTCGAGTGGCGGCCCGTTGGTAGGGTTTCAGACAAAGATGGGGGGTCGCGATTTTCTGGGGGAGTTGAGGGGTcgcgaattttgaattttgaattttttttttttttttactgaaacCCCTTCTctaaaaaaatgtatatatCCACGTGGACCCACGTGACGCCAAATCATTGTCCACGTTGGTGCCATATCACAGTTAAAAGAAGACTTaatagtttgactaacggatgtataagactgtcccaaaatttacaccttaggtatgactctgggacgaaacaaacttgatgtactaaatgttgaaaaccacaaaatatgatggtagtaaacagagatttaccctaaattttaaatatgtttcaaaattaaaataaataaataaattaaaaagttaACTTTAGTTAGTTAGTGAGACACATATCAAGTTATAAGTTGGGTGGTGAGCATATTCTATAGTTAAGAGTGGTCAGcaaaaatgatcattttttaTGAAGTGCAAATATCTTCTTATTTACACTACacaaaatataaagaaatttaatatataaagaaGAATTGTAGTGTAGAATTTCAATTTTCCAAATAGTATTGTGTAAGCTCACTCACGTGTTGATTTTAATATGAACTTATGTTTTTTTACGTCATTCAACATGCGTTGTTTATGTCTTAAGCTTAAATGACCCCACATATGAGGGGTGTGTTTGGAGGGGTGCGTTTAGAGTGATAACATTATTGAATTAAATAATTAGTTGTTATGGAGAAATGAATCAAAGAAGATCAGATCGGCATGAAAATGTATAAATATAATTACTTTCTGCCACTTtagtaaaatgtaatttttaaaaatatttgataTATTGGAGATGGAAACAAACAATTTATTAAACATTAATTGCATTACATTCGCATTATGTGATATGCTTCTAAAAGGATAATGCTAGAAAGACTAAAATTGTAGAAAAATTTTATAAAGTAAATGATGTGTCATAGTATGAATGATCACGTTTATTAAAGACAATCTGCGGCTTTCGTCTTTTCCAGGCTGAGGGTATTATCCGATATCCGACGGGATAGTTTAAAAAACATGGCTTCAAAGGTCTTCGATTCCTTTAGCAAATAAAGAAGCAAAAACCTCCATACattgttttttcaaaacaaCCCCAATCTCGATACTACCATCGCCATCTTTGCTATCTGAGAAAGAGATAGCCCCGGTCCTATCAATCGTAACGACTTCGCTCTTCCTTGGCCTTCCCCATCCAAAATCAGTATCATAAATCCTAAACCGGTGTGAACCAGCAACAGAAAAAAGTTTATCGGCTTGTGGTTGCATAATTTCCATCCAAGCCTCCGCCCCATTCAGAAGTCGATTATTTAAACCTTCTAGGGCTTCACTGATTGCATTTACAGCCATAACCAGCCCGTCTTCTCCAAGTATGCCTTCGCTTTCTGCAACTGCTATGCGTGGGGCTATGCAGTTTCCAAAATAGTTTTCAGATATTTGTGGGTCCAATCGAGACCTACAATCCACACTAAAAATCAATCGTATTTTTTCAGATTTGAATTCCTCTGCCTTGACTAAGCAAATCCATGCATACGCAGTTGCGACGCAAAACGTGGACAAATGAACCGATTGATGTTGTTGTTTCTTCTCTTTCACCAACTGCCTTATTGCTTCAATTTTGGTTGGTGTGAACTGGAAGCACCCTCGAACCGAGTCTGGTTGTGGTGCTTTAAATTGGAAAGGCATCAAGCTACGATTGTTGGGTCCCTCCAAATCCATATTTAGAAAGTGGTTCGAATAAATTAAGTCGATCCTGGTCGGGTCAGGGATGACCCTTCGGTCGTAAAATGGTTTGAGCTGGTCTGGTACCAAATCGGATTCGTGTTTACATATGTAAGCCCATGATTTCACAAACATGGTTGACATCTTGCCGTCTAGGGCAGCATGGTGCACGGATGTTCCAATAGAAAAGCCGTTGTTTGGGAAGAGAGTGATTTGCAACGCAAGTGCTGCGGCTTTTTCGTGACAAACTTCCAATCGGGGCACGAGAGGATGGTATTCTTTGGCTTCAATGTTAAAGCTGTTGCTTGAAACTAGGTGGTGGAAATCAGCATCGGACTCAGCTACAGTGACCGAAACGGCGTCCCCTCGGAGGTAACTGAGGATTGGTTTAGGGGAGTCTTGGGGCCAAGTGATGTTTCCTGCTAAAGGTGGAAAGTGGTGGAGGGTAAGAGATAACGATGTTTTGAGCTTTGGAAGTATAGAATCGAAGAAGAATGTGTTTTTTGAGGAAGACAATATTTCGTAGAAGTAAAGGCGTTGGATGGGTGGAAACTTTAACCAAATTATGTCGAAGAAAGTTAGAGGAAGAGAGAACTCTTGATCTGCATGTTGTGGAGCAACTCTGCAAATTTCAACTATTTTGACTGAGTTATTTGGGTCTGCCATTGCTGTTGGGGGATGGATGTAAATTTTGATGGATCgtctaatatataataaaaaaacctatttttatttttattaataaaaaatgttttatAATCAATAAATAGTTGAAACATTGTCTACCACAAGTCCCAGCTAACTTCTTGGGGTGTCATGATATACTGTTATTTTGTTAAAAGTACACATGGTGTAAATAGGACAGTGTTGTATGTGGCACAACTGAAACAACACGTTCATATTTCATCTTTGCGTTTTGATCACATACTGTTCtctaaattgttttttttccaaCGTATAATTTGTATCCATTCCTTCGAATGAGCTTTTatgattttaataaattattttaaaattctaattgaataaatcttgaattttaaaaaattatttaaaattctaatCGAATACTTCtagatttattaaaaaaattaaaatctttgaaaaccctaattgaatacaccccttagatttttaaaatgaaacaaattcttgtttcattttcttttttgtttaattgaataaaaaaaagaagtttacaaTTGCAACTTTGCAAAGATAAAATTAGGATAACTTATGTTTTATCTCCTCGTGTTTTAATGCAATTACAATCTTACgtaacattttaaaaatattttaacctTATATATTTACTTATTATTTTGTTCAGTTTCATATCACAGCTAGTTAATTTACTAAATTAACGGTTAAATGATAATATGACAACCGCTAAACTCATATTTTTCTgatttaaatttcaaatttgtgccgtggttaattcatttaattattttatctaTAAGAAAAACcccaaataattaagaaaacctTACACAAGATCTTCGTCTTAGCAAGAACCCAGTCCCCAACCCATCCATCGGCTCAATGCAGTCTCAGTGCATGTTTGTTTTCTCTGCAACCATAGCCCAACACAgaaagataataatcaacagaAATAACCCATTTGAGCTACTCCACATcgtctc belongs to Malus sylvestris chromosome 17, drMalSylv7.2, whole genome shotgun sequence and includes:
- the LOC126609902 gene encoding phenolic glucoside malonyltransferase 2-like; translated protein: MADPNNSVKIVEICRVAPQHADQEFSLPLTFFDIIWLKFPPIQRLYFYEILSSSKNTFFFDSILPKLKTSLSLTLHHFPPLAGNITWPQDSPKPILSYLRGDAVSVTVAESDADFHHLVSSNSFNIEAKEYHPLVPRLEVCHEKAAALALQITLFPNNGFSIGTSVHHAALDGKMSTMFVKSWAYICKHESDLVPDQLKPFYDRRVIPDPTRIDLIYSNHFLNMDLEGPNNRSLMPFQFKAPQPDSVRGCFQFTPTKIEAIRQLVKEKKQQHQSVHLSTFCVATAYAWICLVKAEEFKSEKIRLIFSVDCRSRLDPQISENYFGNCIAPRIAVAESEGILGEDGLVMAVNAISEALEGLNNRLLNGAEAWMEIMQPQADKLFSVAGSHRFRIYDTDFGWGRPRKSEVVTIDRTGAISFSDSKDGDGSIEIGVVLKKQCMEVFASLFAKGIEDL